The following coding sequences lie in one Apium graveolens cultivar Ventura chromosome 3, ASM990537v1, whole genome shotgun sequence genomic window:
- the LOC141715158 gene encoding putative F-box protein At5g55150, translating into MDDHVNWDELPSELLELIANKLSSCEDIVRFSAVSKSWKSVLSGLSEDEKPVLPPESPILFLAEQVAEGGALSCDFNDEYEEGLEEDGGDGLVGTTRGLYRLATGKTCNIELPEASGKLILGTNKGWLLTLGIDLEINLLHPLSRKQIQLPPIGAFPRHNFSLPEKDFDMFIRKVAMSSKIQSNKNLVTGSGTYSPNPLVMTIYGEGDYLGFARLGDKVWTNIEILFSIQDIAYYNGKFYAVNSQGDVFVCDIDDDYNNGGRARGTKIASCALERSTRFGQRYLVESGSGLWLVVRFCKLKYFKPPHHSIVKYRTADFSVWKLELEYSDDCSRPPSCTCTQTNNLGDEALFIGKATCLSLPSSEYIKPNCIYFTDDTWELSNCMGGGHDMGIFNMESSTIEPFYNGKFIHPISPPVWYI; encoded by the exons ATGGATGATCATGTAAATTGGGACGAGCTACCTAGTGAGTTACTGGAACTTATAGCCAATAAGTTAAGTTCTTGCGAGGATATAGTTAGATTTTCAGCTGTATCAAAATCATGGAAATCAGTTCTATCAGGGCTGAGTGAAGATGAAAAGCCAGTGCTGCCTCCCGAGTCTCCAATTCTCTTTCTTGCTGAACAAGTCGCCGAAGGTGGTGCACTTAGTTGTGATTTTAACGACGAATATGAAGAGGGCTTGGAGGAAGACGGTGGTGATGGTTTGG TAGGTACTACTCGTGGTCTATATCGTCTTGCTACTGGGAAAACATGCAATATAGAGTTACCCGAAGCTTCGGGAAAACTAATTCTAGGAACAAATAAAGGATGGTTGTTAACTCTAGGGATTGATTTGGAAATTAATTTGTTGCATCCCTTATCAAGGAAGCAAATTCAACTTCCGCCTATAGGTGCCTTCCCTCGCCATAATTTCAGCTTACCTGAGAAAGACTTTGACATGTTTATTCGCAAAGTTGCAATGTCTTCTAAAATACAATCAAATAAAAATCTAGTGACTGGCAGTGGCACGTATTCGCCTAATCCATTAGTAATGACCATTTACGGAGAGGGTGATTATTTGGGATTTGCTAGATTGGGAGATAAAGTGTGGACTAACATAGAAATTCTCTTCTCCATTCAAGATATTGCTTACTATAACGGAAAATTTTATGCTGTCAATAGTCAGGGGGATGTGTTTGTTTGTGATATCGATGATGATTATAATAATGGAGGACGGGCTAGGGGAACAAAAATTGCCTCGTGTGCACTCGAACGTAGTACTAGATTTGGCCAAAGGTATTTGGTTGAATCAGGATCTGGTCTTTGGTTAGTTGTGCGCTTCTGTAAACTTAAATACTTTAAACCACCTCATCACTCCATAGTAAAATATCGTACAGCCGATTTTTCAGTATGGAAGTTGGAACTGGAATATTCTGATGATTGCAGTAGACCTCCTTCATGTACTTGCACTCAGACAAATAACTTGGGAGATGAGGCGTTATTCATTGGCAAAGCTACATGTCTGTCGCTACCATCTTCTGAATATATAAAGCCTAACTGCATCTACTTCACAGATGATACATGGGAACTATCCAACTGCATGGGAGGAGGCCATGATATGGGAATATTTAACATGGAGAGTAGCACTATCGAACCTTTTTACAACGGGAAATTTATACATCCCATCTCTCCTCCAGTGTGGTATATTTGA